Proteins from one Natrinema versiforme genomic window:
- a CDS encoding helix-turn-helix domain-containing protein yields the protein MSSSGTDHRLEDIAVRDTRVSDAIDEPMRAMILDILSEEALTATEVHGRLEDRGVDRTENTVRHHINELRDAGLVDVVRFEEGRGGTTKYYHANTIVLSYSLPESADDAVEEMIEAVQPQIRDSLDTLTEDHDDAIAEIVADMQPCEHCQTQKYETYVLLTVLRRAFVRAHRDS from the coding sequence GGACATCGCGGTGCGAGACACCCGGGTTTCGGACGCCATCGACGAACCGATGCGGGCGATGATCCTCGATATCCTCTCCGAGGAGGCGCTGACCGCAACTGAGGTCCACGGCCGTTTGGAGGACCGCGGCGTCGACCGCACGGAGAACACGGTTCGTCATCACATCAACGAGTTACGGGATGCCGGTCTCGTCGACGTCGTCCGCTTCGAGGAAGGGCGCGGTGGGACGACGAAGTACTACCACGCGAATACGATCGTCCTCTCGTACTCGCTGCCAGAGTCAGCTGATGACGCTGTTGAGGAGATGATCGAGGCCGTTCAACCCCAGATCAGGGACTCACTCGATACTCTCACAGAAGACCACGACGACGCGATAGCGGAGATCGTCGCAGATATGCAGCCGTGTGAGCACTGTCAGACCCAGAAGTACGAAACCTACGTGCTCCTAACTGTCCTCCGCCGGGCGTTCGTTCGTGCGCACCGAGATTCTTGA